From a region of the Raphanus sativus cultivar WK10039 unplaced genomic scaffold, ASM80110v3 Scaffold0063, whole genome shotgun sequence genome:
- the LOC108851823 gene encoding serine/threonine-protein kinase VIK produces the protein MSSETSAAGDGGETSAGPSPAYDKQKEKARVSRTSLILWHAHQNDAAAVRKLLEEDPSLVHARDYDKRTPLHVASLHGWIEVVKCLIEFGADVNAQDRWKNTPLADAEGARKQKMIELLKSHGGLSYGQNGSHFEPKPVQPPIPKKCDWEIEPAELDFSNAAMIGKGSFGEIVKAYWRGTPVAVKRILPSLSDDRLVIQDFRHEVDLLVKLRHPNIVQFLGAVTERKPLMLITEYLRGGDLHQYLKEKGGLTPATAVNFALDIARGMTYLHNEPNVIIHRDLKPRNVLLVNSSADHLKVGDFGLSKLIKVQNSHDVYKMTGETGSYRYMAPEVFKHRKYDKKVDVFSFAMILYEMLEGEPPFANYEPYEAAKHVSDGHRPTFRSKGCTPDLRELIVKCWDADMNQRPSFLEILKRLDKIKETLPSDHHWGLFTS, from the exons ATGAGCTCCGAAACGTCGGCGGCTGGAGACGGCGGCGAGACGAGCGCCGGTCCATCACCGGCTTACGACAAACAGAAGGAGAAGGCGCGCGTGAGCAGGACGTCTCTGATCCTGTGGCACGCGCACCAGAACGACGCGGCTGCGGTCCGGAAGCTCCTGGAGGAAGATCCGTCTCTGGTTCACGCCAGAGACTACGACAAGCGAACGCCTCTCCACGTGGCGTCTCTTCATGGGTGGATCGAAGTCGTCAAATGTCTGATCGAGTTTGGTGCTGATGTCAACGCTCAGGACAGGTGGAAGAACACG CCTCTGGCTGATGCAGAAGGAGCTAGGAAGCAGAAAATGATCGAGCTACTCAAATCTCATGGCGGTTTGTCTTAT GGTCAAAACGGGAGTCACTTTGAACCAAAGCCTGTGCAACCACCAATTCCAAAGAAATGTGACTGGGAGATCGAACCTGCTGAGCTGGATTTCTCTAATGCAGCCATGATTGGAAAG GGTTCATTTGGTGAGATTGTGAAAGCCTATTGGAGAGGAACACCAGTTGCTGTCAAACGTATTCTTCCCTCTCTCTCAGATGATAGACTGGTTAT TCAGGACTTCAGGCATGAGGTTGATTTGCTAGTTAAGCTTCGCCATCCCAATATAGTCCAATTCTTAGGAGCCGTTACCGAGAGAAAGCCCCTTATGTTAATCACTGAATACTTACGCGgg GGAGATCTTCACCAATACCTCAAGGAAAAGGGTGGTCTTACTCCAGCAACTGCTGTTAACTTTGCCTTGGACATCGCTAG AGGAATGACATATCTTCACAATGAACCTAATGTTATCATTCACCGAGATCTTAAACCGAG gAACGTTCTTCTGGTTAATTCGAGTGCAGACCACTTGAAAGTTGGAGACTTTGGGCTTAGTAAGCTCATAAAGGTTCAAAACTCTCATGATGTCTACAAAATGACTGGAGAAACCGGAAGCT accggTATATGGCTCCTGAAGTATTCAAGCATAGAAAATACGACAAGAAAGTGGACGTCTTCTCCTTTGCAATGATACTTTACGAG ATGCTAGAAGGAGAGCCACCATTTGCGAACTACGAGCCGTATGAAGCGGCCAAACATGTATCAGATGGACACAGACCTACTTTCCGTTCCAAAGGATGCACACCTGATTTAAGAGa GTTAATAGTGAAATGCTGGGACGCAGACATGAACCAGAGACCATCGTTTCTGGAGATTCTCAAGAGACTTGACAAGATCAAGGAAACTCTGCCATCAGATCATCATTGGGGCTTATTCACTTCATAA